The following are encoded together in the Tepidiforma bonchosmolovskayae genome:
- a CDS encoding leucyl aminopeptidase, translated as MEQGDITRAAADAVVVNLFEGVTMPGGGTGAVDMALGGAISQVIAAGDLRGKAGELVTIHTLGRMPAPRVLVAGLGARDEFDIDAVRNLAANVVRALRKPGIRRIATIAHGAGIAGLDPEACAQAIAEGSILGGYQFLKHKSNAGDDRAEIEDVVIIEHDASKVAGMARAAERGSILAEATNIARDWANEPSNHLTPSVMAERAAELARQAGMEVEVLERADMERKGMGSLLSVAKGSAEPPKLIRLGYRGRGGEGWDLALVGKGITFDTGGISIKPAANMEAMKADMTGAANVITAAWALARLGAKLNVLAIAPCTENMPSGSATKPGDVVRAMNGRTIEVINTDAEGRLVLADAICWANELGAKRIVDVATLTGAVTTALGDVCYALMTNDDALCREVEAAAAAAGEKTWRLPMWKEYDEYIKSDVADCRNVGAGNRGAGTIVGAKFLEPFAGKTPWVHLDIAGVDNMSSDRGWVTKGASGYSVRALINLGLRLAQ; from the coding sequence GTGGAGCAAGGCGATATCACCCGGGCGGCGGCGGACGCGGTCGTCGTGAACCTGTTTGAAGGCGTGACCATGCCGGGGGGCGGGACCGGCGCGGTAGATATGGCGCTGGGCGGCGCGATTTCGCAGGTGATTGCGGCGGGCGACCTGCGGGGCAAGGCCGGCGAGCTGGTGACGATCCATACGCTGGGGCGGATGCCTGCGCCGCGGGTGCTGGTAGCCGGGCTGGGCGCGCGCGACGAGTTCGACATCGACGCGGTGCGGAACCTTGCTGCGAACGTGGTTCGCGCGCTGCGGAAGCCGGGCATCCGCCGGATTGCGACGATTGCGCACGGAGCGGGGATCGCCGGGCTCGACCCGGAGGCGTGCGCGCAGGCGATCGCGGAGGGGTCGATCCTCGGCGGCTACCAGTTCCTGAAGCACAAGTCGAACGCGGGGGACGACCGGGCGGAGATCGAGGACGTGGTGATCATCGAGCACGACGCGTCGAAGGTGGCGGGGATGGCACGGGCGGCGGAGCGGGGGTCGATCCTGGCGGAGGCGACAAACATCGCCCGGGACTGGGCGAACGAGCCCTCGAACCACCTGACGCCGTCGGTGATGGCGGAGCGGGCGGCGGAGCTGGCGCGGCAGGCGGGGATGGAGGTCGAGGTGCTCGAGCGGGCGGATATGGAGCGGAAGGGGATGGGCTCGCTCCTTTCGGTGGCGAAGGGGAGCGCCGAGCCGCCGAAGCTGATCCGGCTCGGCTACCGGGGCCGGGGCGGCGAGGGGTGGGACCTCGCGCTGGTGGGGAAGGGGATTACGTTCGATACCGGCGGCATCAGCATCAAGCCGGCGGCGAATATGGAAGCGATGAAGGCGGACATGACCGGCGCGGCGAACGTGATAACGGCGGCGTGGGCCCTGGCGCGGCTGGGAGCGAAGCTGAACGTGCTGGCGATTGCGCCGTGCACGGAGAACATGCCCTCGGGCAGCGCGACGAAGCCGGGCGACGTGGTGCGGGCGATGAACGGGCGGACGATCGAGGTGATCAACACGGATGCGGAAGGGCGGCTCGTCCTGGCGGACGCGATCTGCTGGGCGAACGAGCTGGGGGCGAAGCGGATTGTGGACGTGGCGACGCTGACCGGGGCGGTGACGACGGCGCTCGGGGACGTGTGCTACGCGCTGATGACGAACGACGATGCGCTCTGCCGGGAGGTGGAGGCGGCGGCTGCGGCAGCGGGAGAGAAGACCTGGCGGCTGCCGATGTGGAAGGAGTACGACGAGTACATCAAGAGCGATGTGGCCGATTGCCGGAACGTCGGCGCCGGGAACCGGGGTGCGGGGACAATTGTCGGGGCGAAGTTCCTGGAGCCGTTCGCGGGGAAGACGCCCTGGGTGCACCTCGACATCGCCGGGGTGGACAACATGTCGTCGGACCGGGGCTGGGTGACGAAGGGTGCGAGCGGCTACAGCGTGCGGGCACTCATCAACCTGGGGCTGCGGCTGGCGCAGTAG
- a CDS encoding DUF1003 domain-containing protein, protein MRPDHALESAARAVERYADPARPLVHPQQIIAAIRREESAASRANGWLADHIVGLAGTMAFFHFLWLLIAGWALWQSGILHNRGFDPYPYSFLFFILGGIMQSLFVPTMLTASNRAAERDRIKDEADHRAWSHLYQVNDDQLRLLQEIRDLLAAARPASGPAAE, encoded by the coding sequence ATGCGCCCTGACCACGCGCTCGAATCCGCCGCCCGCGCCGTCGAACGGTACGCCGACCCCGCCCGGCCCCTCGTCCACCCCCAGCAGATCATCGCCGCTATCCGCCGCGAAGAATCCGCCGCCTCCCGCGCCAACGGCTGGCTCGCCGACCACATCGTCGGCCTCGCCGGCACCATGGCCTTCTTCCACTTCCTCTGGCTCCTCATCGCCGGCTGGGCCCTCTGGCAGTCTGGCATCCTCCACAACCGCGGATTCGACCCCTACCCCTACTCCTTCCTCTTCTTCATCCTCGGCGGCATCATGCAGTCACTCTTCGTGCCCACCATGCTGACCGCCTCCAACCGCGCCGCCGAGCGCGACCGCATCAAAGACGAAGCCGACCACCGCGCCTGGTCCCACCTCTACCAGGTCAACGATGACCAGCTCCGGCTCCTCCAGGAGATTCGCGACCTCCTCGCAGCCGCCCGTCCCGCTTCCGGCCCCGCCGCGGAGTAG
- a CDS encoding phosphatase PAP2 family protein, which translates to MAAPPASGHPAPPMKLSLHRTAGRLARAWALIRRYGIYEAVVVVVAFLIYFTVRGLVVDRAGEAMVRAFNLIELEQRLHIYWELRMQSWILDSYWAIRALNWVYFWGHMPLVALLAVWLFVFHRHAYYRTRNAFLASGAIGVVIYWLFPVAPPRLVPFAGFIDTMAAFDRFGYNAQETEAFVNPFAAVPSLHFGWSLLLGAVVAWVGRNPVAVAFGVAWPVAMFCAVVMTGNHFILDAVFGGIVAFAGFGIALLFERLWHPASRALAARLPALEPGE; encoded by the coding sequence ATGGCCGCGCCGCCCGCGAGCGGCCACCCGGCACCGCCCATGAAGCTCAGCCTCCACCGCACCGCCGGCCGCCTCGCCCGCGCCTGGGCCCTCATCCGCCGCTACGGCATCTACGAAGCCGTGGTGGTCGTCGTCGCCTTCCTCATCTACTTCACCGTCCGCGGCCTCGTCGTCGACCGCGCCGGTGAAGCCATGGTCCGCGCCTTCAATCTCATTGAGCTCGAACAGCGGCTCCACATCTACTGGGAGCTCCGCATGCAGAGCTGGATTCTCGATTCCTACTGGGCCATCCGGGCGCTCAACTGGGTCTACTTCTGGGGCCATATGCCGCTCGTCGCCCTCCTTGCCGTCTGGCTCTTCGTCTTCCACCGCCACGCCTACTACCGCACCCGCAACGCCTTCCTCGCATCCGGCGCCATCGGCGTCGTCATCTACTGGCTCTTCCCCGTCGCCCCGCCGCGGCTCGTGCCCTTCGCCGGCTTCATCGATACCATGGCCGCCTTCGACCGCTTCGGCTACAACGCCCAGGAGACCGAAGCCTTCGTCAACCCCTTCGCCGCCGTCCCCAGCCTCCACTTCGGCTGGTCGCTCCTCCTCGGCGCCGTCGTCGCCTGGGTCGGGCGCAACCCCGTCGCCGTCGCCTTCGGCGTCGCCTGGCCCGTGGCCATGTTCTGCGCCGTTGTCATGACCGGGAACCACTTCATCCTCGATGCCGTCTTCGGCGGCATCGTCGCCTTTGCCGGCTTCGGCATCGCCCTCCTGTTCGAACGGCTCTGGCACCCCGCTTCCCGGGCCCTCGCCGCCCGCCTCCCCGCGCTCGAGCCGGGGGAGTGA
- a CDS encoding MauE/DoxX family redox-associated membrane protein: MQYLAIGIPASVAVIAGVIKLRFRREFATAVVAWGVLPPRGIRPFTTGLPAAEVAAGLAAIGLTLMGRQVAAVALLAPLFLLLAAGQAVILRRSVNPSCGCFGRTAGPIGTGTIVRAAALALLPVAAIIVF; encoded by the coding sequence ATGCAGTACTTGGCCATTGGCATTCCGGCGTCGGTTGCTGTCATCGCTGGCGTCATCAAGCTTCGGTTCCGCCGCGAATTCGCCACCGCGGTCGTCGCCTGGGGGGTCCTTCCCCCGCGTGGGATTCGGCCGTTCACCACCGGGCTGCCGGCGGCTGAGGTCGCCGCGGGCCTGGCTGCGATTGGTCTCACGTTGATGGGACGCCAGGTCGCGGCTGTTGCGTTGCTCGCCCCGCTGTTCTTGCTGCTTGCGGCAGGTCAGGCCGTGATTCTGAGGCGAAGTGTCAACCCCTCGTGCGGGTGCTTCGGGAGGACTGCAGGGCCAATCGGTACCGGGACCATCGTCCGCGCCGCCGCCCTGGCGCTGCTGCCGGTGGCGGCCATCATCGTCTTTTAG
- a CDS encoding acyl-CoA thioesterase has product MTEAQEAPGGAIREFLRQMALEPADYNRFRGEPGQEEGRLFGGLVLAQAIVAAGRTASFGSIHSLHAYFLRAGKPQDPIDYTVERIREGRNFLTRRVTAVQAGHTIFEASVSFAAPEEGISHQAPMPAAPDPEGCPPWWTTIALPRMADIPPAMAERMRSRLGRPIDLRSAAEPTRADDGTGRLPARAVWGRMAEPLPEDPLLHAAALAYFSDSGLVATVAHHYGLWRPGGSSASLDHAMWFHRPPRFDDWVLYVSESPAAHAARAIMIAGMYDRSGTRIATVAQEGLFRAPREA; this is encoded by the coding sequence ATGACGGAGGCGCAGGAGGCCCCCGGCGGGGCGATTCGTGAGTTCTTGCGGCAGATGGCGCTGGAGCCGGCGGATTACAACCGGTTCCGGGGCGAACCGGGGCAGGAGGAAGGCCGGCTCTTCGGCGGGCTGGTGCTGGCGCAGGCGATCGTGGCGGCCGGGCGCACCGCAAGTTTCGGGTCGATCCACTCGCTGCACGCGTACTTCTTGCGGGCGGGGAAGCCGCAGGACCCGATCGACTACACAGTGGAGCGGATCCGGGAGGGACGGAACTTCCTGACGCGACGGGTGACGGCGGTGCAGGCCGGGCACACGATCTTCGAGGCGTCGGTGAGCTTCGCCGCGCCGGAGGAGGGGATTTCGCACCAGGCGCCGATGCCGGCAGCGCCCGACCCGGAGGGCTGCCCGCCCTGGTGGACGACGATTGCGCTGCCGCGGATGGCCGACATCCCGCCGGCGATGGCCGAACGGATGCGGAGCCGGCTGGGACGGCCGATTGACCTGCGGTCGGCGGCGGAGCCGACGCGCGCAGACGACGGGACCGGGCGGCTGCCGGCGCGGGCCGTGTGGGGCCGGATGGCGGAGCCGCTCCCGGAGGATCCGCTCCTGCATGCGGCGGCGCTGGCCTACTTCAGTGACAGCGGCCTGGTGGCGACCGTGGCGCACCATTACGGGCTCTGGCGGCCCGGCGGGAGCTCGGCGAGCCTGGACCACGCGATGTGGTTCCACCGGCCGCCGCGGTTCGATGACTGGGTGCTGTACGTGAGCGAGAGCCCGGCAGCGCACGCGGCGCGGGCGATCATGATCGCGGGGATGTATGACCGCTCGGGGACGCGGATTGCGACGGTCGCGCAGGAGGGGCTCTTCCGGGCGCCGCGCGAGGCGTAG
- a CDS encoding DUF2277 domain-containing protein, with protein MCRSIRTLRGQAPPATDEEVRAAALQYVRKVSGYRQPSRRNAAAFEEAVAAVAAATGRLLAALEAGRGDREAGSR; from the coding sequence GTGTGCCGAAGTATCCGGACCCTGCGGGGGCAGGCGCCGCCGGCGACGGACGAGGAGGTGCGGGCGGCGGCGCTCCAGTACGTGCGCAAGGTGAGCGGCTACCGGCAGCCCTCGCGGCGGAATGCGGCGGCGTTCGAGGAGGCGGTGGCGGCGGTGGCGGCGGCGACGGGGCGGCTGCTGGCGGCGCTCGAGGCTGGGCGGGGAGACCGGGAGGCCGGCAGCCGGTAG
- a CDS encoding aldehyde dehydrogenase family protein, whose product MTSIAERPGVTTYQQFIDGQWVDALSGATFTRTSPYDGSVVGVYPNSGIEDADRAIRAARRAFDETSWPTSPAADRARILRRAADLLAERADAFATCIAAEVGKPKTMALGEVMATVDVFQLFAAKALNLKGESFTQQIPDAVGIVAHEPVGVVGIITPWNFPLLLISWKIGPAIAAGCTMVAKPSHYTPGSTLMLAGLLAEAGLPNGVFNVVTSETDNGALVGQHIAASELVDKVAFTGSTASGKAVMRAAANNVKKVSLELGGKSPNIVFPDAALDAAVAGAFFGIYLNSGQVCQAGSRLLVAKPIKDEFVAKLTALSQTLKLGDPFDPATTMGPVINENQLAKIENYLERGRQEAKLLTGGSRATEPGLEKGLFVKPTIFDEVPAQASIAREEIFGPVLSVLSFENIDDVIRTANDTMYGLAAAVWTKDINVALKVAKGLRAGTVWVNAYHTTGLYNMPYGGYKQSGLGRELGDLGLEEYMETKSIQIKLQ is encoded by the coding sequence ATGACGTCCATCGCCGAACGCCCCGGCGTCACCACCTACCAGCAATTCATCGACGGCCAGTGGGTCGACGCCCTCAGCGGCGCCACCTTCACCCGCACCAGCCCCTACGACGGCTCCGTCGTCGGCGTCTACCCCAACAGCGGCATCGAAGACGCCGACCGCGCCATCCGCGCCGCCCGCCGCGCCTTCGACGAAACCTCCTGGCCCACCTCCCCCGCCGCCGACCGCGCCCGCATCCTCCGACGGGCCGCCGATCTCCTCGCCGAGCGCGCCGATGCCTTCGCGACCTGCATCGCCGCCGAAGTCGGCAAGCCGAAGACCATGGCCCTCGGCGAAGTCATGGCCACCGTCGATGTCTTCCAGCTCTTCGCCGCCAAGGCCCTCAACCTCAAAGGCGAATCCTTCACCCAGCAAATCCCCGATGCCGTCGGCATCGTCGCCCATGAGCCGGTCGGCGTCGTCGGTATCATCACCCCGTGGAACTTCCCGCTCCTTCTCATCTCCTGGAAGATCGGCCCGGCCATCGCCGCCGGCTGCACCATGGTGGCCAAGCCCTCCCACTACACCCCCGGCTCCACCCTCATGCTCGCCGGCCTCCTCGCCGAAGCCGGCCTCCCCAACGGCGTCTTCAACGTCGTCACCAGCGAAACCGATAACGGCGCCCTCGTCGGCCAGCACATCGCCGCCTCCGAGCTCGTCGACAAGGTCGCCTTCACCGGCTCCACCGCCAGCGGCAAGGCCGTCATGCGCGCCGCCGCAAACAACGTCAAGAAGGTCAGCCTCGAACTCGGCGGCAAGTCCCCCAACATCGTCTTCCCCGACGCCGCCCTCGACGCCGCCGTCGCTGGCGCCTTCTTCGGCATCTACCTCAACAGCGGCCAGGTCTGCCAGGCCGGCTCCCGCCTCCTCGTCGCGAAGCCGATCAAGGACGAGTTCGTCGCGAAGCTCACCGCCCTCAGCCAGACGCTCAAACTCGGCGACCCCTTCGACCCCGCCACCACCATGGGGCCGGTCATCAACGAAAACCAGCTCGCGAAAATCGAGAACTACCTCGAACGCGGCAGGCAGGAGGCGAAACTGCTGACCGGCGGCTCCCGCGCCACCGAGCCCGGCCTCGAAAAGGGCCTCTTCGTCAAGCCCACCATCTTCGACGAGGTCCCCGCGCAGGCCTCCATCGCCCGCGAGGAGATCTTCGGCCCCGTCCTCTCCGTCCTCTCCTTCGAGAACATCGACGACGTCATCCGCACCGCCAACGACACCATGTACGGCCTCGCCGCTGCCGTCTGGACGAAGGACATCAACGTCGCCCTCAAAGTGGCCAAAGGCCTCCGCGCCGGCACTGTCTGGGTCAACGCCTACCACACCACCGGCCTCTACAACATGCCGTACGGCGGCTACAAGCAGAGCGGACTCGGCCGCGAACTCGGTGACCTCGGCCTCGAAGAGTACATGGAGACCAAGTCCATCCAGATCAAGCTCCAGTAG
- the rpsO gene encoding 30S ribosomal protein S15 translates to MLTKERKTDLIKEFGTHPNDTGSPEVQVAILTERIKYLTEHLKAHKHDYHTRRGLLKLVGQRRRQLRYLNRRDVNRYRELIARLGLRR, encoded by the coding sequence TTGCTGACGAAAGAGCGCAAGACCGACCTCATCAAGGAGTTCGGCACTCACCCCAACGACACCGGGTCGCCCGAGGTGCAGGTTGCCATCCTCACCGAGCGGATCAAGTACCTCACCGAGCACCTCAAGGCGCACAAGCACGACTACCACACACGCCGCGGCCTCCTGAAGCTCGTCGGCCAGCGTCGCCGCCAGCTTCGGTACCTCAACCGCCGCGACGTCAACCGGTACCGCGAACTGATCGCCCGCCTCGGCCTCCGCAGATAG
- a CDS encoding AAA family ATPase, with the protein MVTGNRGGADGVLVLLSGLPGSGKTTLARQLTERLGAVHVESDAVRRQLFPEPTYTPEEHAAVFARAEALAADALAEGRTVVVDATNLTRRDRRRFVRLGEQAGGLVRVRVTAPEPVVRERLRRPREGFSQADEAVYERMLPRAEALDGPNVVVDTRFETGPSVELIARLVERLR; encoded by the coding sequence ATGGTTACCGGCAATCGGGGAGGGGCCGACGGGGTGCTCGTGCTGCTCTCGGGGCTGCCCGGTTCGGGGAAGACGACGCTTGCGCGGCAGCTGACGGAGCGGCTGGGGGCGGTGCATGTGGAGAGCGATGCGGTGCGGCGGCAGCTCTTCCCGGAGCCGACGTACACGCCGGAGGAGCATGCGGCAGTCTTCGCGCGGGCCGAGGCGCTGGCGGCTGACGCGCTGGCGGAGGGGCGAACGGTGGTGGTGGATGCGACGAACCTGACCCGGCGGGACCGGCGGCGGTTCGTGCGGCTGGGGGAGCAGGCCGGCGGGCTCGTGCGGGTGCGGGTGACGGCGCCGGAGCCGGTGGTCCGGGAGCGGCTTCGGCGGCCGCGGGAGGGGTTTTCACAGGCGGACGAAGCGGTCTACGAGCGGATGCTGCCGCGGGCGGAGGCGCTGGACGGCCCGAACGTCGTGGTCGATACGCGCTTCGAGACAGGGCCGAGCGTGGAGCTGATCGCCCGGCTGGTGGAGCGGCTGCGGTGA
- a CDS encoding LLM class flavin-dependent oxidoreductase has product MKFHWFHLMPYPYLPDDFKERYRSVWVDVPYSLFDPVKGHHVYNEYLDELEYAERCGFDGICCNEHHSNAYGLMPSPNLIAAALARRTSRAGLVVLGNSIALYNPPLRVAEEFAMLDVISGGRLVAGFPVGTSMDTNFAYGMTPATLRERYYENHDFILQAWTNKETFHFNGKYNQVRYVNPWPRPLQQPHPPIWIPGGGSLETWDWTTEKDYVYCYLSYFGYLRGKGVMDQYWARVDELGGEFNPYRAGFLQLVCVAESDAEAERLYSEHVDYFYNRCLHVYAGFADAPGYRTLRTVKAGITAQVGAQASAQRAGLTWADFVKQGYVVAGSPESVAQQLEEVIKGLKVGHLMCLMQIGNMPREKVMYNTKLFAEKVMPKLRGIWSEYEDRWWIRPLPEEQRAKPAEWREAVGV; this is encoded by the coding sequence ATGAAGTTCCACTGGTTCCACCTGATGCCGTATCCGTACCTGCCGGACGACTTCAAGGAGCGGTACCGGAGCGTCTGGGTCGACGTGCCGTACTCGCTGTTCGACCCGGTGAAGGGGCACCACGTCTACAACGAGTACCTTGACGAGCTGGAGTACGCGGAGCGGTGCGGGTTCGACGGGATCTGCTGCAACGAGCACCATTCGAACGCGTACGGGCTGATGCCGAGCCCGAACCTGATTGCGGCGGCGCTGGCGCGGCGCACCTCGCGGGCAGGGCTGGTGGTGCTGGGGAACTCGATTGCGCTGTACAACCCGCCGCTGCGGGTGGCGGAGGAGTTCGCCATGCTCGACGTCATCTCGGGCGGGCGGCTGGTGGCCGGCTTCCCGGTAGGGACGAGCATGGACACGAACTTTGCCTACGGGATGACGCCGGCGACGCTGCGGGAGCGGTACTACGAGAACCACGACTTCATCCTGCAGGCGTGGACGAACAAGGAGACGTTCCACTTCAACGGGAAGTACAACCAGGTGCGGTACGTGAACCCGTGGCCGCGGCCGCTGCAGCAGCCGCACCCGCCGATCTGGATCCCGGGCGGCGGTTCGCTGGAGACGTGGGACTGGACGACGGAGAAGGATTACGTCTATTGCTACCTTTCGTACTTCGGCTACCTGCGCGGGAAGGGCGTGATGGACCAGTACTGGGCGCGGGTGGATGAGCTGGGCGGGGAGTTCAACCCGTACCGGGCGGGCTTCCTGCAGCTGGTCTGCGTGGCGGAGAGCGACGCGGAGGCCGAGCGGCTGTACAGCGAGCACGTGGATTACTTCTACAACCGGTGCCTGCACGTCTACGCGGGATTCGCGGATGCGCCGGGCTACCGGACGCTGCGGACGGTGAAGGCCGGGATTACGGCCCAGGTGGGCGCACAGGCGAGCGCGCAGCGTGCCGGGCTGACCTGGGCGGACTTCGTGAAGCAGGGGTACGTGGTGGCCGGGAGCCCGGAGAGCGTGGCGCAGCAGCTGGAGGAGGTCATCAAGGGGCTGAAGGTCGGCCACCTGATGTGCCTGATGCAGATCGGGAACATGCCGCGCGAGAAGGTGATGTACAACACGAAGCTGTTCGCGGAGAAGGTGATGCCGAAGCTGCGCGGCATCTGGAGCGAGTACGAGGACCGCTGGTGGATTCGGCCGCTGCCCGAGGAGCAGCGGGCAAAGCCGGCGGAGTGGCGGGAGGCGGTCGGGGTGTAG
- a CDS encoding polyribonucleotide nucleotidyltransferase, giving the protein MNDPRTYEIEIGGKTLTIQHGILAQQANGAVTVRLGDTVVLVTVCMAEAREGIDFFPLTVDYEERLYAVGKIPGGFPRREGRASTEAILAMRLTDRPLRPLFPKGFRNEVQVIATTLSADREHQPDTLITIGASAALGISDIPFNGPVSSVRVTRLDGQYIVNPTFDETERGDLDIVVAGTKDAVVMVEAGAKQVAEDVVLEAIEVAMEANRKIIALQEQIAADVAPVKKPFTPAKENEEAIAVISEYLKDRIPELVATAASERSDANKAVRQELQEQFGDRFTSAEIADALWNIIKKAMRRQILEQGIRADGRGVKDIRPLDIHVGVLPRTHGSGLFQRGQTQVLTIATLGGLSMVQKLDTLSPDEYKRYMHHYNFPPYSVGEVRPLRGAGRREIGHGALAERALEPVIPSEEEFPYALRLVSEVMSSNGSTSMASVCGSTLALMDAGVPISAPVAGIAMGLIMGEDGNYRVLTDIAGQEDFMGDMDFKVAGTAKGITALQMDIKISGVSRELLATALEQAREARQYILQRMLEVIPEPRPELSPYAPKMYKITIPQDMIGTLIGPGGKTVRRIQDESGGATIDIQEDGTVIVGSPNEEVARKAIRMIEGLTKEVQVGEIYTGKVTRLLNFGAFVEILPGKEGLIHISQLGADHVRSVEDEVKVGDEVTVMVSEIDNLGRINLSRRAVLLGETPEQAAAASRDGGRDRDRGPRGGGPGGSGGGSRPSDRDRGGRGGGPQPQRGSQPQPSRPAPASTGPVGGATRGWVRRTPPAEGAPPPPRRDFGGGMNED; this is encoded by the coding sequence ATGAACGACCCGCGCACCTACGAAATCGAAATCGGGGGCAAAACCCTCACCATCCAGCACGGCATCCTCGCCCAGCAGGCCAACGGCGCCGTCACCGTCCGCCTCGGCGATACCGTCGTCCTCGTCACCGTCTGCATGGCCGAGGCCCGCGAAGGCATCGACTTCTTCCCCCTCACGGTCGACTACGAAGAGCGCCTCTATGCCGTCGGCAAAATCCCCGGCGGCTTCCCCCGCCGCGAAGGCCGTGCCTCCACCGAGGCCATCCTCGCCATGCGCCTCACCGATCGCCCCCTCCGGCCCCTCTTCCCCAAGGGCTTCCGCAACGAAGTCCAGGTCATCGCGACCACCCTCTCCGCCGACCGCGAGCACCAGCCCGATACCCTCATCACCATCGGCGCCTCCGCCGCACTCGGCATCAGCGATATCCCCTTCAACGGTCCCGTCTCCTCCGTCCGCGTCACCCGCCTCGACGGCCAGTACATCGTCAACCCCACCTTCGATGAAACCGAGCGCGGCGACCTCGACATCGTCGTCGCCGGCACGAAGGACGCCGTCGTCATGGTCGAAGCCGGCGCCAAGCAGGTCGCCGAAGACGTCGTCCTCGAGGCCATCGAAGTCGCCATGGAGGCGAACCGCAAGATCATCGCCCTCCAGGAACAGATCGCGGCCGATGTCGCCCCGGTGAAGAAGCCCTTCACCCCGGCGAAGGAGAACGAAGAAGCCATCGCGGTCATCAGCGAGTACCTCAAGGACCGCATCCCTGAACTCGTCGCCACCGCCGCCTCCGAGCGCTCCGACGCCAACAAGGCCGTCCGCCAGGAGCTCCAGGAGCAGTTCGGCGACCGCTTCACCTCCGCCGAGATCGCCGATGCCCTCTGGAACATCATCAAAAAGGCGATGCGCAGGCAGATCCTCGAGCAGGGCATCCGCGCCGACGGCCGCGGCGTCAAAGACATCCGCCCGCTCGATATCCACGTCGGCGTCCTCCCCCGCACCCACGGCTCCGGCCTCTTCCAGCGCGGCCAGACCCAGGTCCTCACCATCGCCACCCTCGGCGGGCTCAGCATGGTGCAAAAGCTCGATACCCTCTCGCCCGACGAGTACAAGCGGTACATGCACCACTACAACTTCCCGCCCTACTCCGTCGGCGAAGTCCGCCCCCTCCGCGGGGCCGGCCGCCGCGAAATCGGCCACGGCGCCCTCGCCGAGCGCGCCCTCGAACCCGTCATCCCCTCCGAGGAAGAGTTCCCCTACGCCCTCCGCCTCGTGAGCGAGGTCATGTCCTCCAACGGCTCCACCTCCATGGCCTCCGTCTGCGGCAGCACCCTCGCCCTCATGGACGCCGGCGTCCCCATCTCCGCACCGGTCGCCGGCATCGCCATGGGCCTCATCATGGGCGAGGATGGCAACTACCGCGTCCTCACCGATATCGCCGGCCAGGAAGACTTCATGGGCGACATGGACTTCAAGGTCGCCGGCACCGCGAAGGGCATCACCGCCCTCCAGATGGACATCAAGATCTCCGGCGTCTCCCGCGAACTCCTGGCAACCGCCCTCGAACAGGCCCGCGAAGCCCGCCAGTACATCCTCCAGCGCATGCTCGAAGTCATCCCCGAGCCGCGGCCCGAGCTCTCGCCGTACGCGCCCAAGATGTACAAGATCACCATCCCCCAGGACATGATCGGCACCCTCATCGGGCCCGGCGGCAAGACCGTCCGCCGCATCCAGGACGAATCCGGCGGCGCCACCATCGACATCCAGGAAGACGGCACCGTCATCGTTGGCTCCCCCAACGAAGAGGTCGCCCGCAAAGCTATCCGCATGATCGAAGGCCTCACCAAAGAGGTCCAGGTCGGCGAAATCTACACCGGCAAGGTCACCCGCCTCCTCAACTTCGGCGCCTTCGTCGAAATCCTCCCCGGCAAGGAAGGCCTCATCCACATCTCCCAGCTCGGCGCCGACCACGTCCGCAGCGTCGAAGACGAGGTCAAGGTCGGCGACGAGGTCACCGTCATGGTCTCCGAGATCGACAACCTCGGCCGCATCAACCTCTCCCGCCGCGCTGTCCTCCTCGGCGAAACACCGGAGCAGGCCGCAGCAGCCAGCCGCGACGGCGGCCGCGACCGCGACCGCGGGCCGCGCGGCGGCGGCCCGGGCGGCTCCGGCGGCGGTTCCCGCCCCTCCGACCGCGACCGCGGCGGCCGCGGCGGCGGCCCCCAGCCCCAGCGCGGCAGCCAGCCGCAGCCCTCGCGCCCGGCGCCGGCCAGCACCGGCCCCGTGGGCGGCGCCACCCGCGGCTGGGTGCGCCGCACCCCGCCCGCTGAAGGCGCGCCCCCGCCTCCGCGCCGCGATTTCGGCGGCGGCATGAACGAGGACTGA